Proteins from a single region of Ziziphus jujuba cultivar Dongzao chromosome 1, ASM3175591v1:
- the LOC132803077 gene encoding uncharacterized protein LOC132803077 has protein sequence MGGGQVCPVDQFIPNEGDKSDPFGDWVTFVPPSSLRSISGRPLRSIVDLASPSPSKHLAGGRSLILEANYPSKHFWPVSLSSAASFLCFIDLPSSPGYLKLACALYFSELNYTPILIKRKQQYSSKDYAEVGVLTILSSSIAETSRRGWRVDNFKQQYSRNITQRLAC, from the exons ATGGGAGGGGGACAGGTTTGTCCCGTAGATCAATTTATCCCAAATGAGGgggataaatctgacccatttggagactgggtcacttttgtcccaCCGAGCTCTCTTCGAAGCATCTCTGGCCGCCCCCTTCGAAGCATCGTCGATCTCGCATCACCATCCCCTTCGAAGCATCTGGCCG GAGGAAGAAGCTTGATTTTGGAGGCAAACTACCCTTCGAAGCATTTCTGGCCGGTGAGTTTATCTTCTGCTGCATCCTTCCTCTGTTTCATCGATCTGCCATCATCACCTG GTTATTTAAAGCTTGCATGTGCACTGTACTTTTCAGAATTAAATTATACTCCCATTTTGATTAAAAGGAAGCAGCAGTATAGCTCAAAGGATTACGCAGAGGTTGGCGTGTTGACAATTTTAAGCAGCAGTATAGCAGAAACATCACGCAGAGGTTGGCGTGTTGACAATTTTAAGCAGCAGTATAGCAGAAACATCACTCAGAGGTTGGCGTGTTGA
- the LOC107407403 gene encoding uncharacterized protein LOC107407403, whose translation MAGISGYSRLAPKTKNLVVAGGLTAFVFGVYYYTMRAVGGTDELQIAIDKFEEQKTKKETEASMPSKV comes from the coding sequence ATGGCTGGAATATCAGGATACAGTCGCCTTGCACCTAAGACAAAGAATCTTGTAGTGGCTGGCGGACTGACTGCCTTTGTTTTTGGGGTATATTACTACACTATGAGGGCTGTTGGAGGTACAGATGAGCTACAAATAGCTATAGATAAGTTTGAGGAGCAAAAAACCAAGAAAGAGACTGAAGCAAGCATGCCATCAAAAGTTTAA
- the LOC107406898 gene encoding (+)-neomenthol dehydrogenase — MAFKEAELPFPSPSLSPTRWWSKDTVAIVTGSNKGIGFALVKRLAQMGVSVVLTARDMKRGSKAVEALRSQGLLLVHFFCLDVSDPASITTFVSWFSLHFPALDILVNNAGVSFKEIHENSVEHAETVMKTNFYGAKLLTEALLPMFRRSSQYSSRILNITSRLGSINKVRNRVIKEMLEREDVRVEEIEGMVSKFLEDVKSGRWESEGWPALWTDYAVSKLALNTYSRVLAKRYRGRGLSVNCFCPGFTQTSMTRGKGTHSADEAAEFGANLALLPPQHLPTGNFFLMGSTTPTTNTTTNNNNLISIFNSKL, encoded by the exons ATGGCTTTCAAAGAAGCAGAGCTCCCTTTTCCTTCTCCTTCCCTTTCTCCAACCAG atggtggTCCAAGGACACTGTGGCAATAGTGACCGGATCTAACAAAGGAATTGGGTTTGCGCTGGTGAAGCGGCTGGCGCAGATGGGTGTCTCCGTCGTCTTAACAGCAAGAGACATGAAGAGAGGGTCCAAGGCAGTTGAGGCACTCAGAAGCCAAGGGCTTTTGTTGGTTCACTTCTTTTGCCTTGATGTCTCCGACCCTGCTTCCATCACCACCTTCGTCTCCTGGTTCTCTCTTCATTTTCCTGCTTTAGACATTCTT GTTAACAATGCGGGAGTATCGTTCAAGGAAATCCATGAAAACTCAGTGGAGCACGCAGAAACAGTGATGAAGACCAACTTCTATGGAGCCAAATTGCTGACAGAGGCCCTTCTACCCATGTTTCGTCGCTCTTCTCAGTACTCTAGCCGGATTCTTAATATTACATCAAGGCTCGGCTCAATCAAC AAGGTGAGAAACCGTGTAATAAAAGAAATGCTAGAAAGGGAGGATGTGAGGGTAGAAGAGATAGAAGGGATGGTGAGCAAGTTCCTGGAGGATGTGAAGAGTGGGAGATGGGAGAGTGAAGGGTGGCCTGCATTATGGACTGACTACGCCGTTTCGAAGCTGGCACTCAATACCTACTCCAGAGTTCTTGCAAAGCGGTATCGAGGAAGAGGCCTGAGCGTGAATTGCTTCTGTCCAGGCTTCACTCAGACGTCAATGACCAGAGGCAAAGGCACTCACTCCGCTGATGAGGCCGCTGAGTTTGGAGCAAACCTCGCCTTGCTTCCTCCTCAACACCTTCCAACTGGCAATTTCTTTTTAATGGGATCCACCACCCCTACTACCAatactactactaataataataatctcatTTCTATCTTTAATTCTAAACTCTAG